In Chloroflexota bacterium, a single window of DNA contains:
- the prfA gene encoding peptide chain release factor 1, translating to MKEKLETLERRYEEVEALLSQPETVQDSSRLLALARERASLETPVVRYREYKATLSALEKTWALQKEGLEPEMAALVKEELAQLQERQDRLLEVLKKALFPPDPRDEKDVIMEVRAGTGGEEAALFAADLYRMYVRYAQAKGWQAEVINTSPNERGGLREIVFGVKGKGAFSRLKYESGVHRVQRVPATEASGRIHTSTATVAVLPEAEEVEVNIRPEHLKVDIYCSGGAGGQNVNKVATAVRITHLPTGIVAICQDERSQLRNRQRAMAVLRARLLDRERRQQQEETARERRSQVGTGERAEKVRTYNFPQSRVTDHRINLALHNLPRILEGDLDSLIDALASAPEGKG from the coding sequence CTGAAAGAGAAGCTGGAGACCCTGGAGCGGCGCTATGAGGAGGTTGAGGCGCTCCTCTCGCAGCCCGAGACGGTCCAGGACTCCAGCCGCCTCCTGGCCCTGGCCAGGGAACGGGCCTCTCTGGAGACCCCCGTGGTGCGCTACCGGGAGTATAAGGCCACCCTCAGCGCCCTGGAGAAGACCTGGGCCCTTCAGAAGGAGGGCCTGGAGCCGGAGATGGCGGCTCTGGTCAAGGAGGAGCTGGCCCAGCTCCAGGAGCGCCAGGACAGGCTCCTTGAGGTGCTGAAAAAGGCCCTCTTTCCCCCCGACCCCAGGGATGAAAAGGATGTCATCATGGAGGTCCGGGCAGGGACGGGGGGGGAGGAGGCTGCACTCTTCGCCGCCGACCTCTACCGCATGTATGTCCGCTATGCCCAGGCAAAGGGCTGGCAGGCGGAGGTTATTAATACCAGCCCCAACGAAAGGGGGGGGCTCAGGGAGATTGTCTTTGGCGTAAAGGGCAAGGGGGCCTTTAGCCGCCTGAAGTATGAGAGCGGGGTGCACCGGGTGCAGCGGGTGCCGGCTACCGAGGCCTCCGGGCGCATCCACACCTCCACCGCTACCGTCGCCGTCCTCCCTGAGGCGGAAGAGGTGGAGGTCAATATCCGCCCCGAGCACCTCAAGGTGGACATCTACTGCTCCGGGGGCGCTGGCGGCCAGAATGTGAACAAGGTGGCTACCGCCGTCCGTATCACCCACCTCCCCACCGGCATTGTCGCCATCTGTCAGGACGAGCGCTCTCAGCTACGCAACCGGCAAAGGGCTATGGCTGTCCTCCGCGCCCGCCTGTTGGACCGGGAGCGCCGTCAACAGCAGGAGGAGACCGCCCGGGAGCGCCGCTCCCAGGTGGGGACAGGGGAAAGGGCGGAGAAGGTCCGCACCTACAACTTCCCCCAGAGCCGGGTCACCGACCACAGGATAAACCTCGCTCTCCATAACCTTCCCCGCATTCTGGAAGGGGACCTGGACAGCCTTATTGATGCCCTGGCCAGCGCCCCGGAGGGTAAGGGTTGA
- a CDS encoding phosphate ABC transporter ATP-binding protein, translating into MPETIYRLEKLTKSYEGKLVCQIDGLEVRRGEVFCIMGPSGAGKSTLLRLLHFLEPPTSGRIYFLGQAIDSYPPPLEMRRRITMVFQEPLLLSTTVEGNVAYGLRVRRNGPVPTRVRQALELVGLGHLSRARAPTLSGGERQRVALARALVVGPDVLLLDEPTANLDPYNVAVIEQLIARVNREGATVVMVTHNVFQARRLCHRAALMLEGKLVEIGEKEEIFTRPRDPRTAAFVRGEMVY; encoded by the coding sequence ATGCCAGAGACCATCTACCGGCTGGAGAAGCTGACCAAGAGCTATGAGGGGAAGCTGGTCTGTCAGATTGACGGCCTGGAGGTCCGGCGGGGGGAGGTCTTCTGTATTATGGGCCCCAGCGGGGCAGGCAAGAGCACCCTTCTGCGCCTGCTCCATTTTCTTGAGCCCCCCACCTCGGGCCGCATCTATTTCCTGGGCCAGGCCATAGATTCCTACCCCCCGCCCCTGGAGATGAGGCGGCGCATCACCATGGTCTTCCAGGAGCCCCTGTTGCTTTCCACTACTGTGGAAGGGAATGTGGCCTATGGCCTCAGGGTGCGGCGCAACGGCCCTGTCCCCACCCGGGTCCGCCAGGCCCTGGAGCTGGTGGGGCTGGGACATCTCTCCCGGGCCAGGGCACCTACCCTCTCCGGCGGGGAAAGGCAGCGGGTGGCCCTGGCCCGGGCCCTGGTGGTGGGGCCGGATGTCCTCCTCCTGGATGAGCCCACCGCCAACCTGGACCCCTATAATGTGGCGGTGATAGAGCAGCTCATCGCCCGGGTGAACCGGGAGGGCGCCACCGTTGTCATGGTGACCCACAATGTCTTCCAGGCCCGCCGCCTCTGCCACCGCGCTGCCCTGATGCTGGAGGGGAAGCTGGTGGAAATAGGAGAAAAGGAGGAAATCTTCACCCGCCCCAGGGACCCCCGCACAGCCGCCTTTGTCCGGGGCGAGATGGTCTATTGA
- the menA gene encoding 1,4-dihydroxy-2-naphthoate octaprenyltransferase, translated as MAEEQEQGGKVGHSREEVLSLLQQAEVAAVATAAGDQMRTRMMHFACDDDFRVYVVTMKGDPKTLQMAHHPSISLLAYFPAPEFNDSREVELTGIPVFVRDAAERQKALELVAKKSPVVKYLVEAGSSDVLDCIRVEPRVVKMRVFKEIVQGIPPAVVEFPQSAEVVNEFSLLWKKSVNWWRELRAPFLTAALVPVILGSSIAYSVTGGMLWGYFLVTLLAGLLLQGGVNAINDYFDHKSGNDAANREFVRPFSGGSRLIQLGLLSPTEVLGVALFCFLASSALGVYLALSGRPLVLALGAFGVLSGFFYTGRPFYWAKRGLGELLVGLNFGPLMALGAYYVQTNSLSWLPVLAALPVGLLIAAVLFINEFPDYAADKMVGKRTWVVRLGQRRAVLPYALTMALVNLMVIAWVVLGWLPWPALLALLAAPLSYKAVRLAFVHYGRSFDLAPANALTIIGHLTVGLGLTLGYLWQGMGGVGPGPVALGLAFLGFVLYMYLNVERQTHIFLGVKGVVGGK; from the coding sequence ATGGCTGAAGAACAGGAACAAGGAGGAAAGGTGGGCCACAGTCGAGAAGAGGTCCTTTCGCTGCTTCAGCAGGCGGAGGTAGCCGCCGTAGCTACGGCCGCCGGAGACCAGATGCGCACCCGTATGATGCACTTCGCCTGCGATGATGACTTCCGGGTCTATGTGGTCACGATGAAGGGGGACCCCAAGACCCTCCAGATGGCCCACCACCCCTCCATTTCCCTTCTGGCCTATTTCCCCGCCCCTGAATTCAACGACTCCCGGGAGGTGGAGCTCACGGGCATCCCCGTTTTTGTCCGGGACGCTGCTGAGCGCCAAAAGGCCCTGGAACTGGTGGCCAAGAAGTCGCCGGTGGTGAAATACCTGGTGGAAGCGGGCAGCTCCGATGTCCTGGACTGTATCCGGGTGGAGCCCCGGGTGGTCAAGATGCGGGTCTTCAAGGAAATCGTTCAGGGGATACCTCCTGCGGTGGTTGAGTTCCCCCAAAGCGCGGAGGTGGTGAACGAATTCAGTTTGCTCTGGAAGAAGTCGGTGAACTGGTGGCGGGAGCTACGGGCCCCCTTCCTCACCGCCGCCCTGGTGCCGGTCATCCTGGGTAGCAGCATTGCCTATTCAGTGACGGGCGGGATGCTCTGGGGCTACTTCCTGGTCACCCTGCTGGCGGGCCTTCTTCTCCAGGGCGGGGTCAATGCCATCAACGACTATTTTGACCACAAGAGCGGCAACGACGCCGCCAACCGGGAGTTTGTCCGCCCCTTCAGCGGGGGCAGCCGGCTTATCCAGCTCGGCTTGCTGAGCCCGACGGAGGTGCTGGGGGTGGCCCTCTTCTGCTTCCTGGCCTCCTCCGCCCTGGGGGTGTACCTTGCCCTCTCTGGAAGGCCCCTGGTGCTGGCGCTGGGGGCTTTTGGGGTGCTCTCTGGTTTCTTTTACACGGGCAGGCCCTTCTACTGGGCCAAACGGGGCCTGGGAGAGTTACTGGTGGGGCTCAACTTCGGCCCCTTGATGGCTCTAGGGGCCTACTACGTCCAGACCAACAGCCTGAGCTGGCTGCCGGTGCTGGCCGCCCTGCCCGTTGGCCTGCTCATTGCCGCCGTCCTGTTTATCAATGAATTCCCCGACTACGCCGCCGATAAAATGGTGGGCAAGAGGACCTGGGTGGTGCGCTTGGGGCAGCGCCGGGCGGTGTTGCCCTACGCCCTGACCATGGCCCTGGTCAACCTGATGGTGATTGCCTGGGTCGTTCTGGGGTGGTTGCCCTGGCCAGCCCTTCTCGCCCTTCTAGCGGCCCCCTTGAGCTACAAGGCCGTCCGTCTCGCCTTTGTCCACTATGGCCGCTCCTTTGACCTTGCCCCCGCCAACGCTCTGACCATCATAGGGCACCTGACTGTGGGGCTGGGCCTCACCCTGGGCTATCTTTGGCAGGGGATGGGTGGGGTGGGGCCAGGCCCGGTGGCGCTTGGGCTGGCATTCCTTGGCTTCGTCCTCTACATGTACCTGAATGTGGAACGGCAGACGCACATCTTCCTGGGGGTAAAGGGTGTCGTCGGTGGCAAATAG
- a CDS encoding MFS transporter — MAVTRYVKYGLFSSALALLWTSVHTLYLPFRLLSLAPEELKNTYLGLLTFAGLILAMLVQPLAGAWSDRTRSAWGRRHPFILAGTFLALLFLPGLGFSPTFLLLALFYGLLQVATNIAQGPFQAFIPDMVANGERGRASGVKSLMEGLVALAFLRLVAWFIEARGGGPVPAFLGAILLLATLVTFRLIKEPRKERGTTPFPGRPFHIDSRKSPYFAWFILSRLLFAMAWASLQAFAFYILRDMMRVPDPVSQAGNFMLAVGGGVLLAVYPSGLISDKVGRKPLLFLSGLLGAVGVAGLGVVRGEVGLLALAGLLGLAVGAFLSTSWALATDLVPPGEEARYLGLANLATAGAAALSRLAGPLIDLLNRYGPALGYFALLALCALYFLGGSLLLLKVKAR; from the coding sequence GTGGCGGTAACCCGTTATGTAAAATACGGCCTATTCAGTTCAGCCCTGGCCCTTCTCTGGACCAGTGTCCACACGCTATATTTGCCCTTCCGCCTCCTCTCTCTGGCCCCTGAGGAGTTGAAGAACACCTACCTGGGGCTCCTCACTTTTGCTGGCCTCATCCTGGCCATGCTCGTCCAGCCCCTGGCGGGGGCCTGGTCCGACCGCACCCGCTCCGCCTGGGGGAGAAGGCACCCCTTTATTCTGGCGGGCACCTTCCTGGCCCTTCTCTTCCTCCCGGGCCTGGGCTTCTCCCCCACCTTCCTGCTCCTCGCTCTGTTCTATGGCCTCCTTCAGGTGGCCACGAACATTGCCCAGGGGCCATTCCAGGCCTTCATCCCCGACATGGTGGCTAATGGGGAGAGGGGCAGGGCCTCCGGGGTGAAGAGCCTGATGGAAGGGCTGGTTGCCCTGGCCTTCCTGCGCCTGGTGGCCTGGTTTATTGAGGCGAGGGGTGGGGGGCCTGTCCCGGCCTTTCTGGGGGCCATCCTCCTTCTGGCAACTCTGGTCACCTTCCGACTGATAAAGGAGCCCCGAAAGGAGCGGGGCACCACGCCTTTCCCTGGCCGGCCCTTTCACATTGACAGCAGGAAAAGCCCTTACTTTGCCTGGTTCATCCTTTCCCGCCTCCTCTTTGCCATGGCCTGGGCCAGTCTGCAGGCCTTTGCCTTCTATATCCTCAGGGACATGATGAGGGTCCCCGACCCCGTTTCTCAAGCAGGCAATTTTATGCTGGCGGTGGGTGGGGGGGTGCTCCTGGCGGTCTATCCCTCGGGGCTTATCTCGGATAAAGTGGGGAGGAAGCCCCTGCTTTTCCTCTCTGGTCTATTGGGGGCGGTGGGGGTGGCGGGCCTGGGCGTGGTGCGGGGGGAGGTGGGGCTTCTTGCCCTGGCCGGGCTCCTGGGGCTGGCAGTGGGGGCATTCCTCAGCACCAGCTGGGCCCTGGCCACCGACCTGGTGCCGCCGGGGGAGGAGGCCCGCTATCTGGGCCTGGCCAACCTGGCTACCGCCGGGGCCGCGGCTCTCTCCCGCCTGGCTGGCCCCCTAATTGACCTGCTGAACCGGTACGGTCCGGCCCTGGGCTACTTCGCCCTCCTCGCCCTCTGCGCCCTCTACTTCCTGGGGGGCTCGCTTCTTCTCCTCAAGGTCAAGGCGAGATGA
- a CDS encoding cation diffusion facilitator family transporter, whose product MSEERTSAASFRVDRRLGQVILLTGLILIVEVVGGFLSNSLALLSDAGHVFTDFLALGLAWWAARQALRPATSQMTYGYHRWGVLAALINSLSLLGISGAIFYEAFQRLGSPEPVEGPLMLAVAVVGLLVNLYVVLRLRGLGTESINLRAALWHVGGDALASVGVIVGGILILLTGKYWIDPAISFAIGVIILLGAWRLLREGLNVILEAPPSQLDSREVMRAIEGITGIKGVHDLHIWSIAPGFSALSCHLWVDDLPLSRGSRITSQVREMLEKKFRIRHATLQLECPSCSLGEGNYCLECGVPGEGGLKLQGEP is encoded by the coding sequence ATGTCTGAAGAAAGAACATCAGCGGCTTCATTCAGAGTAGATAGAAGGCTGGGCCAGGTAATCCTTCTCACCGGCCTTATCCTTATCGTTGAGGTGGTGGGGGGGTTCCTTTCCAACAGCCTGGCCCTCCTTTCCGATGCGGGCCATGTCTTCACGGATTTTCTGGCCCTGGGCCTGGCCTGGTGGGCCGCCCGGCAGGCCCTGAGGCCGGCTACCTCCCAGATGACCTACGGCTACCACCGCTGGGGGGTGCTGGCGGCTCTCATCAACAGCCTTTCCCTCTTAGGCATCTCCGGGGCCATCTTCTATGAGGCCTTTCAGCGCCTCGGCAGCCCGGAGCCGGTGGAGGGGCCTCTGATGCTGGCCGTAGCAGTGGTGGGTCTCCTGGTCAACCTCTATGTGGTCCTTCGCCTGCGGGGCCTGGGCACCGAGAGCATCAATCTCCGCGCAGCCCTCTGGCATGTCGGGGGGGATGCCCTCGCCTCGGTGGGGGTCATCGTCGGGGGTATCCTTATCCTGCTTACCGGGAAATACTGGATTGACCCGGCTATCAGCTTCGCAATCGGGGTCATCATCCTCCTGGGGGCCTGGCGGCTCCTGAGGGAGGGGCTAAATGTTATCCTGGAGGCCCCCCCCTCCCAGCTAGACTCGCGGGAGGTGATGCGGGCCATAGAGGGCATAACAGGGATAAAGGGCGTCCACGACCTGCATATCTGGAGCATCGCCCCGGGCTTCTCTGCCCTGAGCTGTCACCTCTGGGTGGATGATCTGCCCCTCTCCAGGGGAAGCCGCATAACGAGCCAGGTGAGGGAGATGCTGGAGAAGAAATTCCGTATCCGCCATGCCACATTGCAGTTGGAATGCCCCAGTTGCTCCCTGGGCGAGGGCAACTACTGTTTGGAATGTGGTGTCCCCGGAGAGGGAGGTCTGAAATTGCAGGGGGAGCCATGA
- a CDS encoding ABC transporter permease: protein MEAIARGFVEALGLLFRGDPGVREVLLLSLKVSGTALLFATLIGIPLGAWLGFARFPGRRLVIALIYTGMGFPPVVIGLLVYLFLSRSGPLGFLGWLFNPPAMVLAQTIIAFPLVAGFTMAAVIGVNPGLRQQLLSLGATSWQATLALLREARVGVVVSLVAGFGAIISEVGAVMMVGGNIEGHTRVLTTAIVQLTRMGAFAAAIALGLILLALSFLVNLGMLRLQGRME, encoded by the coding sequence ATGGAAGCTATAGCCCGGGGCTTCGTGGAGGCCCTTGGCCTTCTTTTCCGTGGGGACCCAGGGGTGAGGGAGGTGTTGCTCCTTTCCCTGAAGGTATCGGGGACGGCCCTCCTTTTTGCCACCCTTATCGGCATCCCCCTGGGGGCCTGGCTGGGCTTCGCCCGTTTTCCAGGCCGGCGCCTGGTTATAGCTCTTATCTATACCGGGATGGGCTTTCCCCCCGTGGTCATCGGCCTCCTGGTCTACCTCTTCCTCTCCCGGAGTGGCCCTCTGGGTTTCCTGGGCTGGCTCTTCAACCCCCCGGCCATGGTGCTGGCCCAGACCATCATCGCCTTCCCCCTGGTGGCGGGCTTCACCATGGCGGCGGTGATAGGGGTGAACCCGGGACTGCGACAGCAGCTCCTGAGCCTGGGGGCCACCTCCTGGCAGGCCACCCTGGCCCTCCTGCGGGAGGCGCGGGTGGGGGTGGTGGTCTCCCTGGTGGCTGGCTTCGGGGCCATCATCTCCGAGGTGGGGGCAGTGATGATGGTGGGGGGGAACATTGAGGGCCATACCCGGGTCCTGACGACGGCCATTGTCCAGCTCACGCGCATGGGGGCCTTTGCTGCGGCTATTGCCCTGGGCCTCATACTTCTGGCCCTTTCCTTCCTTGTCAACCTGGGGATGCTGCGTCTCCAGGGGAGGATGGAGTAA
- a CDS encoding substrate-binding domain-containing protein has protein sequence MLLVFPSIYACSKTPASITLATTTSTYDSGLLGELIPPFEKEQGVTVKVVAVGSGQALALGERGDADVLLVHDPQAEEDFMAKGLGEVRRRVMYNDFIIVGPPQDPAGIRGLKDAAQALSGIARAGVPFVSRGDNSGTYSKEKALWTKAGITPEGAWYLSAGQGMGETLNLAREKAAYTLSDRATFLSQNKPELEVLVEGDAALQNIYHVIMVKGLSGKEAELARKLMDYFTSAQTQERIASFGVEKYGQRLFFPYPE, from the coding sequence ATGCTGCTGGTTTTCCCTTCCATCTACGCTTGCAGCAAGACCCCAGCCTCCATCACCCTGGCTACCACCACCAGCACCTACGATTCAGGCCTCCTGGGAGAGCTCATCCCCCCCTTTGAAAAGGAACAGGGAGTCACGGTAAAGGTCGTAGCCGTGGGCTCGGGGCAGGCTCTGGCCCTGGGGGAGAGGGGGGATGCCGATGTCCTCCTGGTCCACGACCCCCAGGCGGAGGAGGACTTTATGGCCAAAGGCCTGGGGGAAGTAAGGCGGCGGGTGATGTACAACGACTTCATCATCGTGGGGCCGCCCCAGGACCCCGCCGGCATCCGGGGCCTGAAGGACGCCGCCCAGGCCCTTTCCGGTATCGCCCGGGCAGGGGTGCCTTTCGTCTCCCGGGGTGATAATTCAGGGACCTACAGCAAGGAGAAGGCACTCTGGACGAAGGCAGGCATTACGCCAGAAGGGGCCTGGTACCTCTCGGCGGGGCAGGGGATGGGGGAGACCCTGAACCTGGCCCGGGAGAAGGCTGCCTATACCCTTTCCGACCGGGCTACCTTCCTGAGCCAGAATAAGCCCGAGCTGGAGGTCCTCGTGGAGGGGGATGCCGCCCTGCAGAACATCTACCACGTCATCATGGTGAAGGGGCTTTCTGGGAAGGAAGCCGAGCTTGCCCGGAAGCTTATGGACTACTTCACCTCTGCACAGACCCAGGAGAGAATAGCCTCCTTCGGTGTGGAAAAGTACGGCCAGCGCCTCTTTTTCCCCTACCCAGAATAG
- a CDS encoding CoA-binding protein, translated as MDMEEIEGILKEGRTVAVVGLSPKPDRPSYVVARYLQAQGYRIIPVNPNTQEILGEKAYPTLLSIPERVDIVDIFRRPEEVPPVVEEAISIGARVVWMQEGIVNEAAAQRAKEAGLKVVMDRCLKKEHQRLHSE; from the coding sequence ATGGATATGGAAGAGATAGAGGGCATCCTGAAAGAGGGCCGGACAGTAGCGGTGGTGGGGCTCTCCCCCAAACCCGACCGTCCCAGCTACGTAGTGGCCCGGTACCTGCAGGCCCAGGGATATCGCATTATCCCGGTCAACCCCAACACCCAGGAGATACTGGGGGAAAAGGCCTATCCTACTCTCTTGTCAATCCCGGAAAGGGTGGATATAGTTGATATCTTCCGCCGCCCGGAAGAGGTGCCCCCCGTAGTGGAGGAGGCCATAAGTATAGGGGCTAGGGTGGTCTGGATGCAGGAGGGCATAGTCAATGAGGCGGCGGCCCAGAGGGCTAAGGAGGCAGGCCTGAAAGTGGTTATGGACCGATGTCTGAAGAAAGAACATCAGCGGCTTCATTCAGAGTAG
- a CDS encoding tetratricopeptide repeat protein: protein MNYLQEDETRLRRLRAREAIALAMQSRWEEAVEANRAIIEAFPTDKDAYNRLGRACMELGRYPEAREAYEKALELDSHNKIARKNLARLSLLKEAKATNERHRVALHLFLQDTGKAAIVNLVHLALPKVLAHMVAGDQVFLRPEGQRLWVADRGGTPLGEVEPRYAVRLLELIRGGNQYSAGIATLEEGGVQIIIKETYQHPDLAGRLSFPVKEAESFRPYMRDTFSRHEAEEEEPLSAEAEYQEEALPEEPAAEPIFVENMEEE, encoded by the coding sequence ATGAACTATCTTCAGGAAGATGAGACCAGATTAAGGAGGCTCCGGGCCAGGGAGGCCATTGCCCTGGCTATGCAGAGCCGCTGGGAGGAAGCGGTGGAGGCCAATCGGGCTATCATAGAGGCCTTCCCCACCGATAAGGATGCCTATAACCGGCTGGGACGTGCTTGTATGGAGTTGGGCCGCTACCCGGAGGCCAGGGAAGCCTATGAGAAGGCCCTGGAGCTTGACTCCCATAACAAAATAGCCAGGAAGAACCTCGCCCGCCTGTCCCTCCTCAAAGAGGCGAAGGCCACTAATGAGCGCCACCGGGTGGCCCTCCATCTCTTCCTTCAAGATACCGGGAAGGCCGCAATAGTGAACCTGGTCCATCTGGCCCTCCCCAAGGTGTTGGCCCATATGGTCGCGGGGGACCAGGTCTTCTTACGGCCCGAGGGGCAGCGCCTGTGGGTGGCGGATAGGGGGGGGACCCCACTCGGAGAGGTGGAGCCCCGCTATGCTGTGCGTCTTCTGGAGCTCATCCGTGGTGGCAACCAGTATTCCGCCGGCATCGCTACCCTTGAGGAGGGAGGAGTCCAAATCATTATCAAGGAGACCTATCAACACCCGGATCTGGCGGGGAGACTTTCCTTCCCGGTGAAGGAGGCTGAGTCTTTCCGGCCCTATATGCGGGATACCTTCTCCAGACATGAGGCGGAGGAGGAAGAGCCCCTCAGCGCCGAGGCGGAGTACCAGGAAGAGGCTCTTCCCGAGGAACCAGCGGCTGAGCCCATCTTTGTGGAGAACATGGAGGAGGAGTAG
- the gyrA gene encoding DNA gyrase subunit A, which produces MEIGTVRPVAIEEEMKSSYLDYAMSVIISRAIPDVRDGLKPVQRRILYAMDQLGLGANSPYKKSARLVGEVLGKYHPHGDVPVYEAMVRLAQDFSMRYRLVDGQGNFGSIDDDPPAAMRYTEARLATIATEMLADLDKDTVDFVPNFDGSLKEPVVLPSALPNLAVNGASGIAVGYATNIPPHNLGEICDAIIFLIDSPEATPDELLRIVPGPDFPTGGIIQGRKGVRDAHITGQGHIIIRARAQVEETARGRRAIVVTELPYQTNKATLVKKIAELARGKKLEGIAEVRDESGREGIRVVIELKRDAQPQLLLNNLYKHTPLQSSFAVNTLALVEGQPRPNLTLQELLQFHIDFRREVIARRSRFELKQAKDRAHILEGLRTALDHLEEIIQLIRRAKDTEAARKALEARFSLSSIQAQAILDMPLKRLAALERQKVLDEYAEVVQNIARLEDLLANPRKIDFLIQQEVRELKAKAGDSRRTEIVEEEAEEFEVEDLIPHEPTVIFLSQQGYIKRLGLESFRSQHRPGHGISGGDGARSLLVADTHDRILFFTQAGKVFRLKAYQIRAETRTSRGTPLMALLPLEAQDRVTAILAVSDFRPGSYLVLATALGEIKRMGLEAFNSRASSLLAMDLAQGDEVVAARVAPGEAEVLMASRQGRAIRFGADCLRPRSRTAGGFCGMKLDEGDRVVGMDIVVPDGYLLQLTAKGFGKLTPLRNFPVEKYFRPRIKHGYKGIISFRAGDKTGPVVAAAAVSPSQDFLFLSAQGNVVRIPGKEVSAQGRSTRGVQIMALEAGDSAATFAALPPKEKS; this is translated from the coding sequence ATGGAAATAGGAACGGTTCGCCCCGTAGCCATAGAGGAGGAGATGAAAAGCTCCTACCTGGACTATGCCATGAGTGTCATCATCTCCCGGGCCATCCCCGATGTCCGGGATGGCCTCAAGCCCGTCCAGCGTCGCATCCTTTACGCCATGGACCAGCTGGGCCTGGGGGCCAACAGCCCCTATAAAAAGAGCGCCCGCCTTGTGGGGGAAGTGCTGGGCAAATACCACCCCCACGGCGATGTCCCGGTTTACGAGGCCATGGTCCGTTTGGCCCAGGACTTTTCCATGCGCTACCGCCTCGTGGACGGTCAGGGGAACTTTGGCAGCATTGACGACGACCCCCCTGCCGCCATGAGATACACCGAAGCCCGCCTGGCGACCATCGCCACAGAGATGCTGGCTGACCTGGACAAGGACACCGTTGATTTCGTCCCCAACTTTGATGGCTCCCTTAAGGAGCCCGTCGTCCTCCCCTCGGCCCTGCCCAATCTGGCGGTGAATGGGGCCTCGGGCATTGCCGTAGGCTATGCCACCAATATCCCCCCCCACAACCTGGGGGAGATCTGCGATGCCATCATCTTCCTTATTGACAGTCCCGAGGCCACCCCCGACGAGCTCCTCCGCATTGTCCCCGGCCCCGATTTCCCCACCGGGGGCATAATCCAGGGCCGCAAGGGCGTCCGGGATGCCCACATCACCGGGCAGGGCCACATTATCATCAGGGCGCGGGCCCAGGTGGAGGAGACGGCCCGCGGCCGACGCGCCATCGTGGTCACCGAGCTACCCTACCAGACCAACAAAGCTACTCTGGTGAAGAAAATTGCCGAGCTGGCCAGGGGGAAGAAGCTGGAGGGGATAGCCGAGGTCCGGGATGAATCGGGCCGGGAAGGCATCCGGGTGGTCATTGAGCTCAAAAGGGATGCCCAGCCCCAGCTCCTCTTGAACAACCTCTACAAGCACACGCCCCTCCAGTCCAGCTTTGCGGTCAACACCCTTGCCCTGGTGGAGGGCCAGCCCCGCCCCAATCTCACCCTTCAGGAGCTTCTCCAGTTCCATATTGATTTCCGCCGAGAGGTCATCGCCCGTCGCAGCCGCTTTGAGCTAAAGCAGGCCAAGGACAGGGCCCATATCCTGGAGGGCCTCCGCACGGCCCTGGACCACCTGGAGGAGATAATCCAGCTTATCCGCCGCGCCAAGGACACGGAGGCTGCCAGGAAGGCGCTGGAGGCCCGGTTCTCCCTCTCATCCATCCAAGCCCAGGCCATCCTGGATATGCCCCTCAAGAGGCTGGCTGCCCTGGAGAGGCAAAAGGTCCTGGATGAATACGCTGAAGTAGTGCAGAACATAGCCCGCCTGGAGGACCTGCTTGCAAATCCCAGGAAGATTGACTTCCTCATCCAGCAGGAGGTCCGGGAGCTCAAGGCCAAGGCCGGTGATAGCCGCCGCACCGAGATTGTGGAGGAGGAAGCGGAGGAGTTTGAGGTAGAGGACCTCATCCCCCATGAGCCCACCGTTATCTTCCTCAGCCAGCAGGGCTATATCAAGCGACTGGGCCTGGAAAGCTTCCGCAGCCAGCACCGCCCGGGGCACGGGATAAGCGGCGGCGACGGCGCCCGCTCCCTGCTCGTGGCCGATACCCATGACCGTATCCTCTTCTTTACCCAGGCCGGCAAGGTCTTCCGCCTCAAGGCCTATCAGATCCGCGCCGAGACCCGCACCTCACGGGGCACCCCCCTCATGGCCCTTCTTCCCCTGGAAGCCCAGGACCGGGTGACCGCTATACTGGCCGTGAGCGATTTCCGCCCCGGCAGTTACCTCGTCCTGGCCACCGCCCTGGGGGAGATCAAGCGGATGGGCCTGGAGGCCTTCAACAGCCGTGCCTCTTCCCTGCTGGCCATGGACCTGGCACAGGGGGACGAGGTCGTGGCGGCCCGCGTTGCCCCCGGAGAGGCGGAGGTCCTCATGGCGAGCCGGCAGGGAAGGGCCATCCGCTTTGGCGCCGATTGCCTCCGCCCCCGCTCCCGCACCGCCGGGGGATTCTGCGGCATGAAACTGGATGAAGGGGACCGGGTGGTGGGGATGGACATTGTTGTTCCGGACGGCTACCTCCTGCAGCTCACCGCCAAGGGCTTTGGCAAGCTCACCCCCCTGAGGAACTTCCCCGTAGAGAAGTATTTCCGCCCCCGGATAAAACACGGCTACAAAGGGATTATCTCCTTCAGGGCTGGGGATAAGACAGGGCCAGTGGTAGCGGCGGCCGCTGTCTCCCCTTCCCAGGACTTCCTCTTCCTCTCGGCCCAGGGGAATGTGGTACGCATCCCCGGAAAGGAGGTCTCGGCCCAGGGCAGGAGCACCCGGGGGGTCCAGATCATGGCCCTGGAGGCCGGGGACAGCGCCGCCACCTTCGCTGCCCTGCCACCAAAGGAAAAGTCCTGA